A portion of the Clostridia bacterium genome contains these proteins:
- a CDS encoding Fic family protein: MEGYFSEQRCILPNRLGITDPEQLKQAEGAICHVRMLQLATDPVKGEFDFAHLQHIHERLLGDVYDFAGRSRTVNIAKGDSVFCLATFIEDQQRRIFGQLKQESYLRGLDKAQFAGRLAYFAGELNALHPFREGNGRAIRLFIQQLAANAGYELAYHEANEKELMEADIAAFNGNLEPLTLIFMSILHA; encoded by the coding sequence ATGGAAGGATACTTTTCCGAACAGAGGTGTATCCTGCCCAACAGACTGGGTATCACAGACCCGGAGCAGCTCAAACAGGCAGAAGGTGCGATTTGCCATGTGCGAATGTTGCAGCTCGCGACTGACCCGGTCAAAGGGGAGTTTGACTTCGCTCATCTTCAGCACATTCACGAACGTCTGCTTGGAGACGTCTATGACTTCGCCGGAAGGAGCCGGACCGTCAACATCGCAAAGGGCGACAGCGTGTTCTGCCTAGCAACCTTCATTGAGGATCAACAACGCCGGATCTTTGGCCAATTGAAGCAGGAGAGCTACCTGCGTGGTTTGGACAAGGCCCAGTTCGCGGGAAGGCTTGCATACTTCGCCGGTGAGTTGAACGCTCTCCATCCTTTCCGTGAAGGCAATGGCCGGGCAATACGTCTCTTCATTCAGCAATTGGCTGCTAACGCTGGTTATGAACTAGCCTATCACGAGGCGAACGAGAAAGAGCTGATGGAAGCTGATATTGCAGCCTTCAACGGCAATCTCGAACCGCTTACGCTGATCTTCATGAGCATTCTTCACGCCTGA
- a CDS encoding antitoxin VbhA family protein — protein sequence MFKVISEEKQAAVVRTALFNARMEGFQIPDIVIQEGKQMLRGKITAAELVQQYKFRYCSN from the coding sequence GTGTTTAAGGTCATCTCCGAAGAAAAGCAAGCTGCAGTGGTTAGGACGGCTCTATTCAATGCTCGTATGGAAGGGTTTCAAATACCTGACATAGTCATACAGGAAGGCAAGCAGATGCTTAGAGGCAAAATAACTGCTGCCGAGCTGGTTCAACAGTACAAGTTTCGATACTGCAGCAACTAG
- a CDS encoding winged helix-turn-helix domain-containing protein, translated as MRFVRQLDKDEVRVLETMRRTAVGRVSQRAHMMVHEDVLKPPSELGHAFAIWTAARLCVHVAVRYGANVCTSTMYGILKGLGLRHNRPRHAAKPGYDPQARAKMNAITEVLSSPIAANHVIYED; from the coding sequence ATGCGATTCGTACGACAACTCGACAAAGATGAGGTCCGCGTCCTTGAGACTATGAGACGTACTGCTGTAGGACGGGTGTCGCAGAGGGCACACATGATGGTCCATGAGGACGTCCTCAAGCCTCCCTCCGAGCTTGGGCACGCGTTTGCCATCTGGACTGCAGCGCGCCTTTGCGTCCACGTTGCAGTTCGGTATGGGGCCAACGTCTGCACGTCGACGATGTACGGCATTCTGAAAGGCCTGGGGTTGAGGCACAACCGCCCACGACACGCGGCCAAGCCAGGATACGATCCCCAGGCAAGAGCCAAGATGAACGCCATCACCGAAGTCCTCAGCTCGCCGATAGCGGCCAACCACGTTATCTACGAGGACTAG